From a region of the Corallococcus coralloides DSM 2259 genome:
- a CDS encoding indole-3-glycerol phosphate synthase TrpC, whose amino-acid sequence MTTTSSAAKPVESPGTLDVIMARKRRELGTRPPPTHGAHPPTRDFAQALVRRVPGHPVNVIAEVKRKSPSGGAFPHADVVAVARSYEAAGACAISVLTDGPDFGGSLEDLVAVRAAVSIPVLRKDFLVAASEVEESAAWGADAVLLIADALGDTELREMIAAAKQVRVAALVEAHTEAHAERALAAGASIIGLNNRNLATLKTDTGTALRVMPTLRSRSTALVAESGLKHLADLTAARDAGANAVLVGESLLRDADPGRALRRLLGLEGGGT is encoded by the coding sequence ATGACGACCACCTCTTCGGCCGCGAAGCCCGTGGAATCACCGGGCACACTGGACGTCATCATGGCGCGCAAGCGCCGGGAGCTGGGCACCCGCCCTCCTCCCACGCATGGCGCGCATCCCCCGACGCGGGACTTCGCCCAGGCGCTGGTGCGCCGCGTGCCCGGACATCCGGTCAACGTCATCGCGGAGGTGAAGCGCAAGAGCCCCTCGGGCGGCGCCTTCCCGCATGCGGACGTGGTCGCGGTGGCCCGCTCCTATGAAGCCGCCGGCGCCTGCGCCATCAGCGTGCTCACGGACGGGCCGGACTTCGGCGGCAGCCTGGAGGACCTGGTCGCGGTCCGCGCCGCCGTCTCCATCCCCGTGCTGCGCAAGGACTTCCTCGTCGCCGCCAGCGAGGTGGAGGAGAGCGCGGCCTGGGGCGCGGACGCGGTGCTGCTCATCGCGGACGCGCTCGGAGACACGGAGCTCCGGGAGATGATCGCCGCCGCGAAGCAGGTGCGCGTGGCCGCGCTCGTGGAGGCCCACACGGAGGCGCACGCCGAACGCGCGCTCGCCGCGGGCGCGAGCATCATCGGCCTCAACAACCGCAACCTCGCCACGCTGAAGACGGACACCGGCACGGCGCTCCGGGTGATGCCCACGCTGCGCTCCCGGTCCACCGCCCTGGTCGCGGAGAGCGGCCTCAAGCACCTGGCGGACCTCACCGCCGCGCGCGACGCGGGCGCCAACGCCGTGCTCGTGGGCGAGTCCCTCCTGCGCGACGCGGACCCCGGCCGGGCCCTGCGCCGGCTGCTCGGCCTGGAAGGCGGCGGGACATGA
- the trpD gene encoding anthranilate phosphoribosyltransferase encodes MTLKEALGKVVSRRDLSREEMASVMGQMLAGEASAAQIGALAAALRMKGETEDEILGAAEAMRACAAKIAPVAEVVLDTCGTGGDGAHTFNISTAVAFVAAGAGATVAKHGNRAVSSRCGSADVLAALGVSMERAHAQVARDIDEHGVGFLFAPSHHSALRHVAQARRDLGFHSVFNLLGPLTNPAGARYQLLGTFDRQRVEQTARVLGRLGSRRAWVVHGHDGLDEISPCAPTEVAELCADGTVRRFTVTPADAGLAMVPRESIAGGDAEENAKRLRALLAGERDGVRTAVLLNAAAALLIVGLVDTLKEGVKRAEHAIDSGAAERKLAALIQKAAA; translated from the coding sequence ATGACCCTCAAGGAAGCGCTGGGCAAGGTCGTGAGCCGGCGCGACCTCTCCCGCGAGGAGATGGCCTCCGTCATGGGCCAGATGCTCGCGGGCGAGGCATCCGCCGCGCAGATTGGTGCGCTGGCGGCCGCGCTGCGCATGAAGGGAGAGACCGAGGACGAGATCCTCGGCGCGGCGGAGGCCATGCGGGCCTGCGCGGCGAAGATTGCTCCCGTGGCGGAGGTGGTGCTCGACACCTGCGGTACGGGGGGGGATGGAGCGCACACCTTCAACATCTCCACCGCGGTGGCCTTCGTGGCCGCCGGGGCGGGGGCGACGGTGGCCAAGCACGGCAACCGCGCGGTCTCCAGCCGCTGCGGCAGCGCGGACGTGCTGGCGGCGCTGGGCGTGTCCATGGAGCGGGCGCACGCGCAGGTGGCGCGCGACATCGACGAGCACGGGGTGGGCTTCCTCTTCGCGCCTTCGCACCACAGTGCCCTGAGGCACGTGGCGCAGGCGCGCAGGGACCTGGGCTTCCACAGCGTGTTCAACCTGCTGGGGCCGCTGACGAACCCCGCGGGGGCGCGCTACCAGCTGCTGGGCACGTTCGACCGGCAGCGCGTGGAGCAGACCGCGCGGGTGCTGGGGCGGCTGGGCAGCCGGCGCGCCTGGGTGGTGCACGGGCACGACGGGCTGGACGAGATTTCGCCATGCGCGCCCACGGAGGTCGCGGAGTTGTGCGCGGACGGCACCGTGCGCCGCTTCACCGTGACGCCGGCGGACGCGGGCCTGGCGATGGTGCCGCGTGAGTCCATCGCGGGAGGCGACGCGGAGGAGAACGCGAAGCGCCTGCGCGCGCTGCTCGCGGGAGAGCGCGACGGCGTGCGCACGGCGGTGCTGCTCAACGCGGCCGCCGCGCTGCTCATCGTGGGGCTGGTGGACACCCTGAAGGAGGGCGTGAAGCGGGCAGAGCACGCCATCGACTCCGGGGCCGCCGAACGCAAGCTCGCGGCACTCATCCAGAAGGCCGCGGCATGA